One Flavobacterium sp. 90 DNA segment encodes these proteins:
- a CDS encoding N(4)-(beta-N-acetylglucosaminyl)-L-asparaginase, whose protein sequence is MTNSNRRNFIKTAALASAAVALQSFNSNSEEEEKVVVSKKGKKPIVLSTWRFGIPANEAAWEVLKNKGTALDAVEAGVKIPEADPKERSVGYGGRPDRDGRVTLDACIMDENANIGSVACLEYIKHPISVARAVMEKTPHVMLVGDGALQFALSQGFKKENLLTEESEKEWKEWLKDSKYKPIANIENHDTIGMIALDVNGNLSGACTTSGMAFKMHGRVGDSPIIGAGLYVDNEIGAATATGHGEEVIRISGCHLVVELMRQGKSPQKACEEAVARIIKLTKNRNKDLKDIQVGFIALNKAGEYGSYCVQSGFNYAVYDETGNQLIDADSFLK, encoded by the coding sequence ATGACAAATTCAAATCGCAGAAATTTTATAAAAACGGCAGCTTTAGCTTCAGCGGCTGTAGCTTTACAATCTTTTAATTCAAATTCTGAAGAAGAGGAAAAAGTCGTAGTTTCAAAGAAAGGAAAAAAGCCAATTGTACTTTCGACTTGGCGATTTGGAATCCCTGCAAACGAAGCAGCTTGGGAAGTTCTAAAAAATAAAGGAACAGCGCTCGATGCGGTCGAAGCCGGAGTGAAAATTCCTGAAGCCGACCCCAAAGAAAGAAGTGTTGGTTATGGCGGACGTCCGGATAGAGATGGCCGTGTAACGTTGGACGCTTGTATTATGGATGAAAATGCCAATATAGGATCCGTTGCTTGTTTAGAATATATAAAACATCCAATTTCTGTTGCAAGAGCCGTAATGGAAAAAACTCCTCACGTAATGTTGGTTGGTGACGGAGCTTTACAATTTGCGCTTTCACAAGGTTTCAAAAAAGAAAATCTACTAACAGAAGAATCTGAAAAAGAATGGAAAGAATGGCTGAAAGACAGTAAATACAAACCAATTGCAAATATCGAAAATCACGATACAATAGGAATGATCGCTTTGGATGTCAACGGAAATCTTTCGGGTGCGTGCACTACAAGCGGGATGGCTTTTAAAATGCACGGACGAGTAGGAGATTCTCCAATTATTGGTGCGGGTTTATATGTCGATAATGAAATTGGCGCAGCAACAGCAACAGGTCACGGCGAAGAGGTAATCAGAATTTCGGGTTGTCATTTGGTAGTTGAATTAATGCGACAAGGCAAATCGCCTCAAAAAGCGTGTGAAGAAGCTGTTGCCAGAATTATAAAATTGACTAAAAACAGAAACAAAGATTTAAAAGATATTCAGGTAGGTTTTATTGCCTTGAACAAAGCGGGCGAATATGGTTCGTATTGTGTGCAAAGTGGTTTTAATTATGCAGTTTATGATGAAACCGGAAACCAATTAATCGATGCCGATTCTTTCCTGAAGTAA